The following are encoded in a window of Microcaecilia unicolor chromosome 14, aMicUni1.1, whole genome shotgun sequence genomic DNA:
- the LOC115457731 gene encoding stress-associated endoplasmic reticulum protein 1-like: protein MAGVQRMKVANEKHSKSITQRGNLHHRAAAPPEEKAPVGPWLLALFVFVVCGSAIFQLIQSIRMGG, encoded by the exons ATGGCGGGCGTGCAGCGTATGAAGGTGGCGAATGAGAAACACAGCAAGAGCATCACGCAGCGGGGGAACCTGCACCACCGAGCGGCG GCCCCTCCAGAGGAAAAGGCCCCAGTGGGTCCCTGGCTATTGGCCCTTTTTGTCTTTGTGGTCTGTGGTTCAG CAATCTTCCAGCTGATCCAGAGCATCCGGATGGGTGGATAA